One genomic region from Syntrophobacterales bacterium encodes:
- a CDS encoding CTP synthase, translating to MKTKFIFVTGGVLSSLGKGLAAASIAAILECRGLRVTNQKLDPYINVDPGTMSPFQHGEVFVTDDGAETDLDLGHYERFTGTTMGKANNLTTGQVYFSVITKERRGDYLGKTVQVIPHITNEIKDFIKKTAEGHDVAIVEIGGTVGDIESLPFLEAIRQFRNEVGRENAIFIHLTWVPFIKTAGEVKTKPTQHSVKALREIGIQPDILLCRTENFLSDDIKTKIALFCNVEVAAVFTAKDVECIYECPLIFHREGLDRKITDLLNIWAGQPRLEKWENVVARFLHPQWEVTIGIVGKYVNLTDSYKSLNEALAHGGIANDCRVKLCFVDSEKLENEGVGNVFDGLDGILVPGGFGNRGVEGMILAIKHARKNGIPFFGICLGMQMAAVEYARNVCGLAKANSSEFDAATPYPVIDLLPEQKQITEKGASMRLGAYPCIVNEKSAAGAAYGAKEISERHRHRYEFNAAFKEELLAKGLAITGVSPDGRLAEIVEIPGHPWFLGCQFHPEFKSRPTNPHPLFRDFIKAALKKKQ from the coding sequence ATGAAAACTAAATTTATTTTCGTTACCGGAGGCGTTCTTTCCTCCCTCGGCAAGGGTTTGGCGGCTGCCTCCATTGCGGCTATCCTCGAGTGCAGGGGACTGCGGGTCACAAATCAGAAACTCGACCCGTACATAAATGTCGATCCGGGCACCATGAGCCCGTTTCAGCACGGAGAAGTGTTCGTGACCGACGATGGCGCCGAAACCGACTTGGATCTCGGCCATTACGAACGATTTACCGGCACCACGATGGGAAAGGCGAATAACCTGACGACGGGTCAGGTCTATTTTTCCGTCATCACCAAGGAGCGGCGCGGGGATTATCTGGGTAAAACCGTTCAAGTAATTCCCCATATCACCAATGAAATAAAAGACTTTATCAAGAAAACCGCCGAAGGGCATGATGTTGCGATAGTCGAGATCGGCGGGACCGTTGGCGATATCGAAAGTCTTCCCTTTCTCGAGGCGATTCGCCAGTTTCGCAATGAAGTCGGCAGGGAAAATGCAATCTTTATCCACCTGACCTGGGTGCCGTTCATCAAAACCGCCGGCGAGGTAAAGACCAAACCGACGCAGCATAGCGTCAAGGCCCTGCGGGAGATCGGCATCCAGCCGGACATCCTGTTGTGCCGGACGGAAAATTTCCTCTCCGACGACATCAAAACCAAGATTGCCCTCTTCTGCAATGTCGAGGTGGCGGCAGTCTTCACCGCCAAGGATGTGGAGTGCATCTACGAGTGCCCGTTGATTTTTCACCGGGAGGGACTGGATCGGAAGATTACCGATCTGCTGAATATCTGGGCCGGCCAACCTCGCCTTGAAAAATGGGAGAACGTAGTGGCCCGGTTTCTCCATCCCCAGTGGGAAGTGACGATCGGCATTGTCGGCAAATATGTCAACCTGACCGATTCTTACAAGAGTCTCAACGAGGCCCTGGCCCACGGAGGGATCGCCAACGACTGCCGGGTGAAACTTTGTTTCGTCGATTCAGAAAAGCTGGAAAATGAGGGCGTTGGGAATGTTTTCGATGGTTTGGACGGGATACTCGTCCCCGGCGGGTTTGGCAACCGGGGGGTCGAAGGGATGATTCTGGCAATCAAGCATGCCAGAAAAAACGGCATCCCTTTTTTCGGCATCTGCCTCGGCATGCAAATGGCGGCTGTGGAATACGCCAGAAACGTCTGCGGCCTGGCCAAAGCGAACAGCTCGGAATTTGACGCCGCAACCCCGTACCCGGTGATCGATCTTTTGCCTGAGCAAAAACAGATAACGGAAAAAGGAGCGTCAATGCGCCTCGGGGCGTATCCCTGTATAGTTAATGAAAAATCAGCGGCAGGCGCGGCTTATGGAGCAAAAGAGATCAGCGAACGCCATCGCCACCGGTATGAATTCAATGCCGCCTTCAAGGAGGAGCTTCTGGCAAAAGGACTTGCCATTACCGGCGTTTCCCCCGACGGCAGGCTTGCCGAAATCGTCGAGATTCCCGGACATCCGTGGTTTTTGGGCTGTCAGTTTCATCCCGAGTTCAAATCCCGACCGACGAATCCTCACCCGCTTTTCCGGGATTTCATCAAGGCGGCACTGAAGAAAAAGCAATAG